AGTAGAGTGTGCCTGTAATTCCGCCCAATTTTCGTTAATTTCCAGCAAACACAAATTCGAACAATGGTTGAAggtcagttttattttttttttcttgtcaatcAATGCTTGGATTTTGTTCTTCAATTCGTGATTAGAATCGTTAATTTATATCTAACATGAGAGTGTCCTAATCTTGTCTAACCATCGAGTTGGGGGTGACCTCACGCTCTCACAAGGGGTTTCTCTACGGCGACAGGCGCAAGTGAGGACATCACAGTTTTTCtcattgttataaaaaaaaataatacataaGTACCAATTAATCCCAAAGGAGTTAATCGGTGATTGAGCGTTTTATATGGATCCAGCAAGttctttgttcaaatcaaaACTTCAACCACTCCCTCGTAGATGGAACCTTACCCAATGTACACGAATGGTGCCCTCGTAGATGGAACCTTACCCAATGTACACGAATGGTGCGGTGTGTACCCTAGGAGACTAGTCGAACCACAAGATATAAACACCttgtgttataaaaaaaaaaatacaatgtaAATAAGTATACTTATATTTGCGGACATTATTTGCTATTTATAAAACATTAACAATGACCCATTCttaaatcatattaaaaatatagcagattatttaaattgaaatatttaatgttTTCAATGATTTTCTAACTAATCGGTAGTATTGTAGAAAAATGTTCGGTAAATTATTATATAGTATCTTGACTTATATCAACTTCATTGAATTCCATTCCATAATTTTTtcactattttaaaaataatcatataaaaTTTGGTAAATGACTTAAATACTATTTGCTAAGTTAAAGTTAGTTAGTAGAGATAAATGTTCGTAAAACACTTTAACCAACATTGGTAATTTCGcataaaaagctaagattttaACATGTTAATAAGTTACAAAATCTTGGCCACGTGGCAGCTTATGTAGACATCAGCGGGCAAATGGAGCAACCATGAATTCGCGATGGCTTTGGCGAAGCCACACTAAGGCCTTTTTGGAGGGAAATAGTCTCTGATGTGGCCACGAAAGAGAAATGATCTCTCCCCTCCATGGACGTCATTTTGGCATCATTAAAGCAACGACGGATTCACATTAGCTCCGTTTGTCTACCGTCGTCCATGTAAGCGAAGCGGTCACGTAGAATAACGGCTGTCTCACATGAAATCATGATGGAGGACATATTTAGTAAACTGGTAAAAATTTGGAGTACtggtaaaataaaagaaaattagaatattagTGTTACCATAAGCTTCATTTAGAATGGTATCTTCCCTTGATAAAGCAATTGGCAATTTTGGAAGGATAAAGGTTGTTTGCAAGGTacggacacctggagtgccaaaacttggcacggagagacacttaagtactaaaagtttgaaaagtgacacttaagtgccaaaataagagcaaaatagatcacttaagtgccacttcgggCAAAATGTCGACGTGGCGATTTCCGGTTAAGGAAGTACAAAACGATGCCGTTCTGCACACGACGTGACTAAACAATAcaaaaacaagatcattttgATACGACGtcgtaaaaaaattaatataaaaattaattaaagtaaatttaaaactaaacttatttaaaacatttaaaaataaaataaaaatattaaaaagtaaaaaatttttaaaaaaaaaaaactaaaattttaaaaaataaaataaaaataattttaaaaaaaaataatattaaaaatattaaaaacgattttttcaaaaaaattaaacttatttaaagcatttaaaaataaaataaaattaaaaaaactaaaattaaaaaaaactaaaaaattttaaaaacatatattaaaaaaataaaatttaaaacatttaaaaactaaacttatttaaaacatttaaaaataaaataaaaatattaaaaaactaattaaagGGGGGTtttccggcggcggcgagggctcagccctcagctCGCCTacccattttttaaaatttttagtttttttaatatttttattcttttttaaatgttttaaatgttttaaataaatttagttttaaatttaattttattaatttttatattttttttttaatgtcagcaccaaaacaacgtcgttttttattttctagctAACTACGTCGGCAAAATGGGCGTCGTTTTACACTTCCTTCACCAGAAAATCGCCACATCggcattttggctagattttggtactttaagtgtcactttccaaatttttgacacttaaagTGTCCTTCCGTGCTAAGTTTTGATACTTAAAGTATACTTCTTCTGAATTTTTCGTTTAAGGCTTTTATGACCAAAACACGGTTACATATTTTGGCTGACATAAAACTAACAATCTGCTCACGGTCACCTTACTGTTGAACATGATCTTTGGCATAATCCGAAAGCGATCCACTTAGGAGTCGAGTCGGGGTACTCCACTACTGGTGCTGGTCGGGGAAGGTCTCCGTCGCCGAAGCCGGCCACGCGAAGTCAGAGAACTCGGAAGAACTGCCTGGACGTCTAGAGCTTGGTGGACTTGACGGTCTGCAACCAGAAGCCCGCCAATGGCATCACGAGCTTCGCAGACAACGGCGTCAAAGCCTTCTCAATCGTGTGCTTGCACGCGATGAGACCGCTGTTTCCGGTGCCGACGGTCGCCACTTAGCACTCACTGCCCCTGCTCCATTTCTTTATGTTTCTGGTGAGGATGCAATTCTGATCGTCCCGTGATGCTattgacgacgacgacgattcTTGAAATCGTTTAAGCTCGTCATTGAGGTGATGACCATAATTTTCACGTGCACACAAACTGACGACCGATCGATGACACGACCAGGTATCATGAACACGAAATGTGAAACGTTGGCCCGCACTCACTACGTTTTTCCGAGAGTGAAATGAACTCCGCACGAGTTCTCCAACGACTAAGattgttttgttatttatttttatttttttacctatattaaaaggtaaaaagatgAGAACACGAATACAAACGCCATATAAAATTGGAACCGTGTGCTGACAATTAAGACATACTCATATGCTCGAAAAGAGCTTATCATCCCAATTTGCCAAACGCTAAAATTAGAGATCGGTTCGGTGCTAACAAGGTGTGGCAACATTTTTCTCTGGCAGACAAAAGATCAGTCTTTGAAGAGGAGTGAGCACGTTTCTGGAGATTGTCTTTATGAAAATTGTCTTGTTATCAGTCATCCATCAAGGACTTAAAAGCAGCTCCAACGGAGGGAGATGCATAGTCTCTCGACCCCGGTCCAGCGTATAAGCCCCGTACACGAGGTTTATAGGACTCATAGGATCAGTGGTTATGATGTAACCAGTCAGTTGTAGCTGAAGTCAAGGCAAATATTTCCAGCTGAatagaagaaataaccaaggaGTATTCAGAGGGGTTGTCCTTCACAGTTCACATGCCCAATGGAAGCATGACATACAGCTCAGAATAGGAAATTCGGGAGTGATTTACACAACTCCTGAGCACGGTTGCAATACACATCAAGGACGATTGAGGAACGCACCCTCAATCTGACAACTGCTTAGTTCTAGACATCCGCTCCCCGCAACAATAAAATGAAGCAAGAATCAAGAACACCTGTCACTGGAAGATTGTACCTTACAGTTTGCTGTCCACTTTTCTAGTAAGGCTTCCCATGGCCTTGGCCTTCTCCCTAAGGACGAATTTCTGCGTCTTCCCAGTTGAAGTCTTCGGAAGGTCGGCGAAAACAATAGTCTTGGGCGCCATATAGTGTGGTAGATTAGCCCGGCAATACTTGATTATTTCCTCCTTGGTAACCTTGCACCCATCTTTCAACTTAACGAACGCGCAAGGAGTTTCCCCCCAGTGATCGTCCGGTCTCCCAACAACAGCTGCCTCGAGTATAGCCGGATGAGCAAATAAGGTGGATTCCACTTCAATCGTGCTTATATTCTCTCCCCCTGAAATAATGATATCCTTGGCGCGATCTTTTAGTTCTATATAACCATCTGGGTGCTTCACACCCAAATCACCACTCCTGAACCACCCACCCTTAAATGCAGTCTCAGTCGCTTTTGTGTCCTTCAAATATCCATTCATCACGGTGTTACCCCTGAACATGACCTCGCCCATGGCCTTAGCATCGGATGGTACAGTTTCCATTGTGACAGGATTTTTGACATCAACTTCTTCCAGGCCAAGGTGGTGCAGTCCCTGTCGAGCCTTGATCTTAGCACGTGCTTCGGGGGGGAGAGAATCCCATTCTGGTTTCCAAGTGCAGACTGTTCCCGGCCCATAAGTTTCTGTCAAGCCGTAGGAGTGCGTTACCCCAAATCCTAGCGCTTCCATTCTGAAAAGGACCTCTGAAGGTGGTGGGGCCCCACCAGTCATGACCATGACCTTTCCCGGCAGCGACCGCCGTTGGCTAGCTTGTGCATGGACGATCATGTTCAGAATAGTGGGAGCACCACCCATGTGAGTCACCTTATGCCGAGCCACATTTTCAAATATGCCTTCTGCAGTGACATTTCTCAAGCAAATGTTTGTCCCACCCTGAGCTGCGATAGCCCAAGTGAGACACCAGCCGTTGCAGTGAAACATGGGCACGCACCATAAATATACAGGCATCGATTGCATCTCATTCAGAAGAGCTGCTGCAAGAGAATTCAGAAAAGCACCTCTATGGCTGTAAATGACGCCTTTTGGGTTCGATGTGGTTCCCGAAGTGTAGTTGAGAGAGATGGGATCCCATTCATCTTCTGGCCACCTGACCTCAAAATCAAGTTTGCCAGATGCCACGAGATGTTCATATTCCAAGTGCCGGGTAGCAGTATTTGTGTAGCTGACACTGGAGGATATTTCAGGACCATCTTGGATTACAATTAGAGATGGTAACTTCATCATTGATTTTGACAGTATGTCAAATGCTCCCAGCATGATATTAAGAAACTGGCTGTccacaaaaacaatttttgccTCAGAATGCTTTAGCAGCACAGATACCATCGCTGAATCATGGCGGATATTCAGTGTACAAAGAACCGCCCCAGCCATTGGAACACCAAAATGTAGCTCGTACATTGCTGGAATATTGGGCACCAAAGCAGCAACCTGTTCAAGTAGAATAAGGCTAAGGCAGGCAAAAGAGGATCTCTGAATGTGATCAGCTAAGCGCACAACGCAAAATactaaacaacaacaaaaagatataaataattaaaaatttattaaacagATGAGTAAAGCAGGGGAATTCAACAGCAAGGAATCTCTGTAATTAAGTTCCCGGCACCGCCATACGAGAAGGGTCATACCAAGTGGACCAGAAAATTAGGTAGATGCACATGTAACAAGAACCTGTGTGGAGTAACCAAGAATAGATATAATTGACATTGGCATGAGACTACATGACTTCACCCCTATCCTTATCAAGATTGTTCAACTGACAACGTGGCCCATATTTGATTCAAAAGGTAAGACAGAAACATATTGCTGCATGAATTTAACTTGAGTTGGAACCCCATTTTGTGACATAACTGGCTATTCCAAAATGTGAGCGATACTCAGTGACCATCATCTCCGTATTAGACGAACTACTAGAATTCAACGACATACACCATGAAAATGAATCTTAGCAGCTTATATCAGATACTGAGGTTTcaatccttttcttccttccgAAGGTAATTCGGAAAGCACGAGGGAGAAGTAAATTCCAACACTTTAAGAAGAGAAACGAAACCGAAAAAGTGATCGGGACATCTGGGAAGACAGGCCAGAGAATCCGGGTTTCGGGCAATCATGATAACTCCAACAGAGGAATGATGCAATTCCGGAAAACAGAGTATTGATCAAAGAGGCTTGTTTCTGCAATGTTTCAACAGAAGCAAGGCATGCCCCGACAGGGTAGTAAGCTATTGAAAACCATACAAGTGCTTCATCGTGTGCTTCATCTGATAGAATTGAAGATTCATCGCCTTGAGGCTCTCGTCGGTCAACGCGAAACTTCCGACAAGACCCAAGACGCAAGGGAAGCAAATCCCAATCACCAGATTTCTAAACACGGTTCATCACCGTGGCCCCTCGTCGCCGTCGCGCTAAAGAAGACGGATCGAAACCAGAAGCAAGAAACGAGTTCGATCGAGAACGTCGGCTTTCGCATTCACCGAGCGACGGGAGGGAGAGCTGACTCACCACGTCGCCGCGGGAAACGCCGAGCCCGTCGAGGGCGGAGGCGAGCTTGACGCACCGGCGGCGCGTCTCCCCCCACGTGTACGCCACGTCCCCGTACACGACGGAGGGCCTGTCCCGGTACACCACGGCCGAGCGCTCGAGGAAGCTGATGGGAGTCAGGGGAGCGTAGTTGGCGGAGCACCTGATCATTCCCTCCATCCGCTTCTTGGCCGCCATGGGTCAggcgtcgaaggaggaggagacgacggcgacggcgacggcgacggcgacggcggagaTCGGGAAGCGAGAAGTTTTGGGATGAGGATCTTCTTGGAGCGACGTGCACGAGTCTGTCTTATGCGTTGCAGATTATGTGGTCGTAAAGTCGACCGAAGGTTTTCAATCGAGTAGCACCGGTGGATACTAAACTCTAGGACTAAACTAGACCGATCAGTTTGGCCGATCCAGGATACGCATGATATGATAGGTTTCAAGCTTCAAAAATCGAAACTAATCCAACAAAGTAGATTTTAAATTTCAAGTCTAGAACATATTTATCTTTGATATCGCTcatcactattgataaatgttggTCCCAATAAGTAAGGTTCTAATTTTTGACAGCATCCAATTTGTATCCAACTTGGTGAGTTAACTTTTCGGGTACATACATCGTTTGATCTCCcttcctttaaaaaattcaatgtttTCAAGCTATCAACGGCTCTCAACACTTTATAataaagtagtttttttttttttttcgaagcAACATAATAAAGTagttgaagatgacaaaattgTTTCGTCTTTTATAGATTGTTGTCTTTGGATGGATGGGACTTTCAATCATTGATGtgactttcatttttcttaattaaggGATGAGTTGGATACTtcctaattatttttatatttttgtttgttcGTACCATACTTCTTCATTTCTTGTTTGTATCGATTGTAAATAGTGGATGTTGTACTAAAATTTGTTCTTTCAAtgaataaaaagatgaaataaaaaaagaaattagtcaGTTCCCAAATAAACCTTAGAATTAGATCGGACTAATGGGATCGGTTCTAGAGTTTATAGAATAGGCCGTAAGTTCTAgagattatttttcaataaattctaAGTTTTAGGTCTAGAACCTAGTTCCTACCCATTTTGTTACTGCTCATCTTAGGTTATCTATGACATAGTTTTTGTGTTCTTGTTTTGTAAGAAATTatgagctcaaaaggaaatccATGAAATAAATAAGTATACTATGAACACGAAAATGATTTACAAACTTGGTTTATTATTTGCGATACGATAAGAAATGTTAATGCCAAAATAGAATTGTAATTTATGAAATGGGAATGTATTTTACGTACCTAAAAAGTGATTTAAAACTTCATTTGTAATATACGATGCCCCATGCAATATTATTGTTAGAACACGCCTTACCATTGAATAGTTGATTTACAATTTTAAAGGTAATTTTTGAACTCCATTCACCATTTACGGGAACTTCATTTATAAATTGTCATACCAAACCAAAGATTGCTACTTTATAAACGAAAAGCA
The window above is part of the Eucalyptus grandis isolate ANBG69807.140 chromosome 6, ASM1654582v1, whole genome shotgun sequence genome. Proteins encoded here:
- the LOC104448920 gene encoding probable acyl-activating enzyme 1, peroxisomal, whose amino-acid sequence is MAAKKRMEGMIRCSANYAPLTPISFLERSAVVYRDRPSVVYGDVAYTWGETRRRCVKLASALDGLGVSRGDVVAALVPNIPAMYELHFGVPMAGAVLCTLNIRHDSAMVSVLLKHSEAKIVFVDSQFLNIMLGAFDILSKSMMKLPSLIVIQDGPEISSSVSYTNTATRHLEYEHLVASGKLDFEVRWPEDEWDPISLNYTSGTTSNPKGVIYSHRGAFLNSLAAALLNEMQSMPVYLWCVPMFHCNGWCLTWAIAAQGGTNICLRNVTAEGIFENVARHKVTHMGGAPTILNMIVHAQASQRRSLPGKVMVMTGGAPPPSEVLFRMEALGFGVTHSYGLTETYGPGTVCTWKPEWDSLPPEARAKIKARQGLHHLGLEEVDVKNPVTMETVPSDAKAMGEVMFRGNTVMNGYLKDTKATETAFKGGWFRSGDLGVKHPDGYIELKDRAKDIIISGGENISTIEVESTLFAHPAILEAAVVGRPDDHWGETPCAFVKLKDGCKVTKEEIIKYCRANLPHYMAPKTIVFADLPKTSTGKTQKFVLREKAKAMGSLTRKVDSKL